From the Actinopolymorpha singaporensis genome, the window GGGGCGGGGTCTCAGCGTGCTATCTGCTCGGCGCACCGCTCGCACAGCGGTACGAGCCCGGCGGCTTTGACCAGGGCGAGGTACTTTTCGACAGTCAGGCTCAAGCCGTCGTCACAGATCACTGTGTCGAGGTCGCGGACCTCACCGCACCGGAAGCAAGTGAGTGCGGGCACGGTCTGCCTCCGCACGGTGTAGTGGGATCAGGGTGGGCTTTGGGACACGCCTGGCATGGCCACTCGCTTCGCTTGCCGGGGTGGCAGGTTCGCAGTTGCTGTGGACGGTGGTCTTCGCGGGGCGTTCGAGTGCACGGGCGAAGTTGCGGGGCTGGCCGTTGCGGGGCTGGCCGAGTGCGTGATCGAGATGCCAGGCATCACACACCCCGCAGCACGCGGCGACGTTCGCGCGCTATCACGGCCTCGAGACACAGGCGCGGCAGATCCCCGGCCTGCCGCCACGCGGCGGTGTCGATTCCGATGGTGCGGCCGACGATCCAGCACATGCTCAGCAGTGCAGCTGCCCGGAGTTGGTATGCGGCAGTGGCGCCTTCGTGGTCGAGCGCGTTGATGGCCTCATCGGCCTGTTGGGGGAGCTCGGCAGCTTCGCTGTACTCGACAGGTCGCCGAACGACGTCAACAGCGACGGCATCGCCGAGTCGAAGTCGCGCGGCACCATGGCGAACTGGGGCGCAGACCCATTCCTCGTTGCCGGTACAGCTGATGAGGTAGTTACCCGGCGGCAGGAGATGATCACGGGGGAAGGTGATGTGGATGGACATCAGACGTCCATGACGGGTCGAGGTCCAGGCCCTGAGCGGAGGGTTCCGGCTCTGCTATCGGGCTGCATCCCGGTTGTTCGAGGTGCCAGAGGGGGCAACCTTATGGCTAAACCGGCCAGGCCGCAGGGCTTTGCTCAGATCTGCCCAGGCAATTAGTGCCCGACTACAGGTGGCGGAGGGTGGTTCGGACCGGACTCTCCGCCGGACGAGGACGTCGGGGACCGGCTGGTACGCAGTGCGGCGGGGTGGGGCCTGGATCTGAAGGCGGTGGAGGAGTCGGACCTGCTGCGGTTGGTCTCGGTCTACCCGGAGGCAGCCTCATTGGAGGACCACCTTCTGAGTCTGCGCAGGAACATCGAGGAGTTCTCGCCAATCCGGCTGGTCATCGACACACTGCCGCGCTGGAGCGGATCGTGTCTCCCCGAGGGCTCCTGGACTTCGTGATAGCCCTTGGCGCGGTGCTACGGGAGCGCGAGATCACCACGTTGCTAACATCCGCACCGTCCGGCCGCTTCACCTCCACCATCATCCCGGCCATCGCGCTGGAAAGCACGAGCCTGGCCGACGTAGGTATCAACATCCGCTACGTCGAACACGCCGGCAACATCCAGCGCGCCGTCGCCATCCTGCAAACCCGT encodes:
- a CDS encoding RAD55 family ATPase yields the protein MSPRGLLDFVIALGAVLREREITTLLTSAPSGRFTSTIIPAIALESTSLADVGINIRYVEHAGNIQRAVAILQTRGSGHDSAVRQVTMEAGRGMRIGDPPHTAHLLPNEGGMSGANPTTPRWGSSELESELVHLAHGRIGSPAPGLLIGV